One genomic segment of Mobula hypostoma chromosome 2, sMobHyp1.1, whole genome shotgun sequence includes these proteins:
- the gcnt7 gene encoding beta-1,3-galactosyl-O-glycosyl-glycoprotein beta-1,6-N-acetylglucosaminyltransferase 7 produces MNKIKYFLISLPAFMLMYIIISYSGKHIEQPEQQNCTKYCPEILQGKETALQAGEQCEKEKPKLFDIQIPNPINCSKIKLELNFITSSLSEEEANYPLAYIITIHKEFEMFVKLLRAIYRPENVYCIHIDQKSSKDYQRKVKSLSDCFNNIFLASKMEYIVYGGFSRLQADINCMKDLVNKTVAWKAVINLCGQDFPIKTNKEIISYIKHKWRGKNITPGIQQPWYMKYRTEYSYKEKIKDGEAKIYQLKQTKDAPPMGLTIYFGTAYYVLTRQFVKFVLEDKRAITLLEWSRDTYSPDEHYWVTLNRLKDAPNTIPNVTWDGDIRAVVWAPPAGPTFDGCNGHYANNICVYGLRDLKWIIQQPDMFANKFEQTTNPLTVACIEQWHRERVLSQTSEIIQSHWHLKN; encoded by the exons ATGAACAAAATTAAGTATTTTTTGATTTCACTTCCTGCTTTCATGCTGATGTACATCATAATTTCTTATAGTGGGAAACATATTGAACAACCTGAACAGCAGAACTGCACCAAGTATTGTCCCGAAATTTTACAAGGCAAAGAAACAGCATTACAGGCTGGAGAACAGTGTGAAAAAGAGAAACCAAAATTATTTGACATTCAAATTCCAAATCCAATCAATTGTTCCAAAATCAAACTAGAACTTAACTTCATAACAAGTTCTCTGTCAGAAGAAGAAGCTAACTATCCTCTAGCTTATATTATTACTATCCACAAAGAATTTGAAATGTTTGTAAAACTACTGCGAGCAATTTATAGGCCAGAGAATGTGTACTGCATCCATATTGATCAAAAGTCATCAAAAGATTACCAAAGAAAAGTAAAGAGCCTGTCTGACTgctttaataacatctttctggCTTCAAAAATGGAATATATTGTTTATGGTGGATTCTCACGCCTACAGGCTGATATAAATTGCATGAAAGATCTTGTAAACAAAACAGTTGCATGGAAGGCAGTTATCAATCTCTGTGGACAAGACTTTCCAATAAAAACTAATAAGGAAATTATCTCGTATATAAAACACAAATGGAGGGGCAAGAACATTACACCTGGAATACAACAACCATGGTATATGAAATACAGGACAGAGTACAGTTACAAAGAGAAGATAAAAGACGGTGAAGCCAAAATTTACCAGCTCAAGCAGACAAAAGATGCACCACCAATGGGTCTCACCATTTATTTCGGAACTGCATACTACGTACTTACGAGacaatttgtgaaatttgtattGGAAGATAAGCGAGCAATCACACTCCTTGAGTGGTCTCGTGATACATACAGCCCTGATGAACATTACTGGGTGACACTGAATCGCTTAAAGG ATGCACCTAATACGATCCCAAATGTTACATGGGATGGTGACATTCGAGCAGTTGTATGGGCACCTCCTGCTGGACCCACATTTGATGGTTGCAATG GACATTACGCTAATAACATTTGTGTGTATGGCCTAAGAGATCTAAAATGGATCATTCAACAGCCAGACATGTTTGCCAACAAGTTTGAACAGACGACAAACCCTCTAACTGTGGCGTGCATAGAGCAATGGCACAGGGAACGTGTACTCAGTCAAACATCAGAAATCATACAGTCACACTGGCACCTGAAGAATTAA